From Amphiprion ocellaris isolate individual 3 ecotype Okinawa chromosome 2, ASM2253959v1, whole genome shotgun sequence, a single genomic window includes:
- the slc34a2b gene encoding solute carrier family 34 member 2b, whose amino-acid sequence MAPRPEVETDSSHARDDKAKDSAILPAYSTVDLINEEPEEVDPWALPELKDMGVKWSELDTKGKVLRVLTAIVKLVLLLGFLYLFICSLDILSSAFQLVGGKAAGDIFQDNAVLSNPVAGLVIGVLVTVLVQSSSTSSSIVVSMVSSGLLEVKSAVPIIMGANIGTSVTNTIVAMMQAADRNEFRRAFAGATVHDFFNWLSVLVLLPLEVASGALYKLSLLVIESFNIQTGDNAPELLNVITDPLTDSIIELDKSVINQIATGDPEARNRSLIKRWCKTEINMTFWNETLPNCTAPSICWVEKNKTWTENVEKCKHIFANVQLPDLAVGLILLAVSLFVLCTCLVLIVKLLNSMLKGQVAVVIKKVLNTDFPFPFAWVTGYLAIMVGAGMTFLVQSSSIFTSAITPLVGIGVISLERAYPLTLGSNIGTTTTAILAAMASPGETLANSLQIALCHFFFNIMGIILWYPIPFMRVPIRLARGLGNRTAKYRWFAAFYLILCFLVLPLFIFGLSLAGWQVLVGVGVPIVVLVVFVIIVNMMQSRWPRYLPTVLRNWDFLPRPLHSMAPWDRMVTSSLAFCGTRCCCCCNCKCCKCCQKEEEVEKIRRNSKTGLEMYDNPAMSKDEEHGKSTRI is encoded by the exons ATGGCTCCAAGACCAGAAGTGGAGACTGATTCCTCCCATGCTCGCG ATGACAAAGCTAAAGATTCTGCCATCCTGCCGGCTTACTCCACCGTGGACCTGATAAATGAGGAACCTGAGGAGGTAGATCCCTGGGCTCTCCCAGAGCTCAAAGACATGGGGGTCAAGTGGTCAG AGCTGGATACTAAAGGAAAGGTTTTGAGAGTACTGACTGCTATTGTGAAGCTAGTTCTGCTGCTTGGATTTCTTTACCTGTTTATCTGCTCGTTGGATATTCTGAGTTCTGCTTTCCAGCTAGtcggag GCAAAGCTGCTGGTGACATCTTCCAGGACAATGCTGTGTTGTCCAACCCTGTGGCAGGGCTGGTCATCGGTGTGTTAGTCACAGTGCTTGTACAGAGCTCCAGCACCTCCTCCTCTATTGTGGTCAGCATGGTGTCCTCTGGAT TGCTAGAAGTCAAGTCTGCAGTGCCGATCATCATGGGAGCTAACATTGGAACATCTGTCACCAACACTATTGTAGCTATGATGCAGGCAGCAGATCGAAATGAGTTCCGCAG GGCATTTGCAGGTGCTACGGTCCACGACTTCTTCAACTGGCTGTCTGTCCTGGTTCTTCTGCCCCTAGAAGTCGCCTCTGGCGCTCTGTACAAACTCAGCCTCCTTGTGATTGAGTCTTTCAATATCCAGACTGGAGACAATGCCCCCGAATTGCTCAACGTCATCACAGACCCCCTCACAGACTCCATCATTGAG CTGGACAAATCTGTTATCAATCAGATTGCCACTGGCGACCCGGAGGCCAGGAACAGAAGTCTGATCAAAAGATGGTGCAAAACAGAGATAAACATG ACTTTCTGGAATGAGACACTGCCAAACTGCACTGCCCCTTCCATTTGCTGGGTTGAGAAGAACAAGACTTGGACTGAAAACGTGGAGAAAT GCAAACACATCTTCGCCAATGTGCAGTTGCCAGACCTGGCAGTGGGCCTCATCCTCTTggctgtgtctttgtttgtccTCTGCACCTGCCTCGTCCTCATTGTCAAGCTGCTCAACTCCATGCTGAAGGGACAGGTGGCTGTGGTCATCAAGAAGGTGCTCAACACAG ACTTCCCCTTCCCCTTCGCCTGGGTTACTGGCTATCTTGCAATTATGGTCGGGGCTGGGATGACCTTCCTTGTTCAGAGCAGCTCCATCTTCACCTCAGCTATAACACCACTTGTTG GTATTGGTGTCATTAGCCTTGAGAGAGCTTATCCTCTGACCCTGGGGTCCAATATTGGTACAACAACCACTGCTATACTTGCTGCTATGGCTAGTCCTGGAGAAACGTTAGCCAACTCCCTGCAG atTGCACTTTGCCACTTCTTCTTTAACATCATGGGCATCATACTGTGGTACCCAATCCCCTTCATGCGGGTGCCCATCAGGCTGGCAAGAGGGCTCGGGAACCGAACCGCCAAATACCGCTGGTTTGCTGCCTTCTACCTTATCCTGTGCTTCTTGGTTTTACCTCTGTTTATATTCGGCCTGTCGCTGGCAGGCTGGCAAGTCCTGGTTGGCGTTGGAGTGCCAATCGTTGTTCTGGTTGTCTTTGTGATTATCGTCAATATGATGCAGTCCCGCTGGCCCCGCTACCTGCCCACGGTCCTGAGAAACTGGGACTTCTTGCCGCGGCCCCTGCACTCCATGGCACCGTGGGACAGAATGGTGACCTCATCTTTAGCCTTCTGTGGcacacgctgctgctgctgctgcaactgcAAATGCTGCAAGTGCTGccaaaaagaggaggaggttgAAAAGATCAGGAGAAACAGCAAGACGGGCCTGGAGATGTACGATAATCCAGCCATGTCTAAAGACGAAGAGCATGGCAAATCAACACgtatttaa